TTGTTCATTTTTCTGTTTTAATTAATCGTAAATATTTATTTTCTAAGACATATAAAGTCTTGAATAGAGCCTCTCATGCTGCATGCATCTGATATCAAAGGCTGTATTGCAGAGTCCTACCATATCTCTATCCAATTCTATGGTTTCGTTGGCTGTTTTTTCCATCACAGGATACAAAGAGAAAAGAATATCCTGACCGTCCAATTGTCCCAGTGGAACCAATTTTACAGCATTGGTGATCATTCCGGCTACCGAAGTGTGATAAAATCCAAGCAATGCTTCGTATAAGGGAATTTTCATTAAATAAGCATAAACTCCGAATACAATACAGTAATGCGAATTGGCTTCCCGGTTTTGAACTGCTTTTTCAAAGGCTTCCATAAAGGGGAAATGTTCTCTTCTTTTAAAGATCTTGATCAACCTTAATCCTAGTTTCTGGCTGGCCTGGCGGATTTCTCTTGGACATTTTATGGCATTACATTCATTATCAAGGCTTAAAAGCAATTCCAGATCATTGTCTTCTGCAGCCTGATACGCCAGTTTTACAAAAGCTCCGTCATTATATTTAAGGTTATACCGAAGCATATTTTCAACAAATTCCTTTGCAGTCTGCAGGTTGCTGACAATTCTTTCCTGTACGTAAGTTTCAAGCCCGTTGGAATGGCTGTAACCACCGATCGGAAGTGTAGGATCTGACAAATGAAGCAGTCCTGAAAGAAAGTTTAGGTTTATATTATTCATCTTTTGGAGCCGCCATTTTTAAGATTTTAGTAAAAATTGAAGACCCAAGATTCCCGTGTCCGTGAGGTTCTACATTAGATTTGAGAAGGTTCAGCAGCTTAACCGTCTTTTTTTCCGGTTTAAATCCACTTGCTTCCAGCCATCTGAACATCGGCATTTCAAAAGGGAGCAATACCTGATTATCCTGAATAAAAAGCGGAATATGCTTGTTTCCAATCTCATAGCAAACAGTTCCCATTTCGAGCAGAGAAGCCGGTGACATAACAATGGCTTCTGTTTCGAGAACATTGACGGCAATGATTTTTTGATCATCTTCAAAAAGAATATCTCCTTCACGCAAACGTTGTCCTTCACGGAGGAACTTAATGGCGATATCTGTTCCCATTCTGGTTTTTTTACGCTGAATTCTTTTCGTGGTTTCAAACCATTCCAGATCAATAAAATCAACGGGTTTTGCAGTCGGGTTTTGGGAGAGGTTACCTATTGTTTCGTTAATTATCATCTTTTTTTGATTTTTTTCTGAAGTCAAGGTTTTTGGAAATTCCTACTCCGAATGTTGAACCGCTGATTCCGGCGACAGAAGTCTTCGTCCAGCCTTCTTTTGTTTTGGTCTGAAGCATTGAAAGTTCTGCAAATTTAAATTTCAGAGCCCAGCCTCCACCCAGAACAATACCAATCAAAGGATAGGCGCGAAGACGGTAGCCATTAAAGTTTTCCATTGATGCTGCTGCTCCTGAAACCTGTTGTCCCCATACATAATGAGCGTCCACCTGAGCAATCAGCAAGAAATATTTTCCAAGCGCTAATGACGGACTGTACCAAATTCCAGCTTCATTTTGTTTATATACAACAGTGTGGTCAACAGCATTCTGCGAGTAAGCGTAATTTATTCCAATAACATCATTATTATTAATAAAATAGCCCAGTCCAATTGGTGCACTTGAAACAGTACTACTGGTACTGGAAGGTGTCGTGATTTTTGAATAATCTAATGACCCGTAAACCATAAATTGTCCTTTTGGTCCTTCTTCGTCACTTTTCAGTCTTCTTCCTCCCAGAAATTGGGCTTTCGCCTGCCCGGAAAACATAGACATTCCGGCTACGGCAAGGGAAAACACAGTTTTATTTAAGTTTTTCATTTTAATCTGTTCAATGTTAGTTATCATTCAATTTTGAAAAGGCCCGGCCTTCACTGAGCCTTAAAAACTCAAGATTAAAACAAGTAATACAGCTGTGTTAAAGGAAGTTTTTCCGCCGGCTCGCAAGTAATGTACTCACCGTCTACCGTAACTTTATAGTTTTCAGGATTAACTTCAATTACAGGTGTTTTATCGTTGTGGATCAAATCCTTTTTAGAAATGTTTCTACAGTTTTTCACCGGAAGGATCATTTTTTCCAGTTTATAGGATGCAATTGTTCCGTTGTCGATAGAGATCTGTGAAACGAAATTGGCACAAATTCCGAATTTTGCTTTTCCATGAGCCCCGAACATATTCCTGTAAATAACGGGCTGTGGTGTAGGGATAGAGGCATTTGGATCACCCATTTTAGCAGCAATTACAAAGCCTCCTTTTACGATCATTTCCGGCTTTACTCCAAATAATGCAGGCTTCCAGATCACAAGATCGGCTAGTTTCCCTTCTTCAAGGGATCCCACATATTCTGAAATACCATGTGCGATTGCTGGGTTGATGGTATATTTTGCCACATATCTTTTGGCTCTGTAGTTATCATTTTCAGCGTCTTTATCTTCTTCCAAATTCCCTCTCTGCTCTTTCATTTTGCTTGCTGTCTGCCAGGTTCTTGTAATCACTTCACCTGGTCTTCCCATCGCCTGTGAATCTGAACTCATGATGCTGAAAACTCCCATGTCATGAAGAATATCTTCAGCTGCAATGGTTTCAGGGCGAATACGTGAATCAGCAAAGGCTACATCTTCAGGGATATTTTTGCTTAAATGATGACATACCATCAGCATATCAAGATGCTCATCAATGGTGTTTATCGTATAAGGACGTGTAGGATTTGTAGAAGCTGGCAATACATTGGGATACATGGCTGCTTTGATGATATCCGGAGCATGACCTCCTCCGGCACCTTCTGTGTGAAAGGTATGGATTACCCTTCCGTTGATGGCTCTCATGGTATCTTCAAGGAAACCTCCTTCATTCAGGGTATCGGTGTGGATAGCCACCTGAACGTCATATTTATCAGCAACTTTCAATGCGGCATCGATGGTTGCTGGTGTTGCCCCCCAGTCTTCATGAATTTTCACACCCAAAGCGCCTGCTTCTACCTGTTCTTCAATAGGTTCTTCCGCAGAGCAGTTTCCTTTCCCGAAGAAGCCAAGGTTCATAGGATATTCTTCAGCGGCTTCGAGCATTTTCTGCATATTGAATTTCCCCGGGGTAACGGTAGTCGCATTGGTCCCGTCGTTTGGTCCCGTTCCTCCGCCGATCATTGTAGTGATTCCGCTGTATAAAGAGGTTTCGATCTGCTGTGGACAGATGTAATGGATGTGAGTGTCAATTCCTCCCGCTGTCACAATATACCCTTTCCCACCATGCACTTCTGTTGAAGCTCCGATGATCATGTTTGGAGAAACTCCATCCATGGTATCTGGATTTCCGGCTTTTCCGATGCCTATAATTTTACCGTCTTTGATCCCGATATCTGCTTTTACAATTCCCCAGTGATCAATGATTACCGCTCCGGTGATACAAAGATCCAGAACACCTTCATCTCTTTTGGCAGTCACGTTTTGTCCCATTCCGTCACGAACGGTTTTTCCACCTCCGAAAACAGCTTCGTCTCCGTAATGGGTGAAATCTTTTTCTATTTCAATGATAATTTCAGTATCTCCCAGTCTGATCTTATCGCCAGCTGTAGGACCTAATATATTGGCATATTGTTTTCTGTCTATGGATAAGCTCATGTTTATTGATTTTTAAAGTTTAAATCTTCAGCTTTGGCAAGGCTGGCTTTTTTCTGATCTTCGGAATCAACCTGTCCGTCAACAAGATTGTTAAAGCCCATTGCTTTTTTGATACCGCCTATTTCTACCAATTCAACTTCTTTTTCTTCTCCCGGTTCAAAACGTACAGCGGTACTTGCCACAATATTCAGTCTTTTTCCAAAAGCTTTTTCGCGGCTGAAGCTCATGGCTTTATTCACTTCAAAGAAATGGAAATGCGAACCTACCTGAATAGGGCGATCTCCTGTGTTGACTACTTTTATTTTAACTGTTTCTCTGCCTTCATTGCAGATAATAGTCCCTTCTTTTACAAATATTTCTCCTGGTATCATAATGGAATAGGTATTAACGGATTGGGTTGTGTACGGTAACCAGTTTGGTTCCGTCGGGAAAAGTGGCTTCGATCTGTACATCGTGAATCATGTCTGAAACTCCTGGCATGACATCATCTTTGGTTAAAAGATTCGCTCCTTCCTGCATCAGTTCAGCAACTCTTTTTCCGTCTCTGGCTCCCTCAAGAAGAAAGTGACTGATAAGTGCTATTGATTCTGGATAGTTTAGTTTAAGACCTCTGGCCTTTCTTTTTAGAGCAAGCTCGCCTGCAAGGAACAGCATAAGCTTTTCCGTTTCTCTCGGTGTTAAGTGCATTGTATTGTATTTTAAATTGGATATAGGGAAATCCTGTCCGTCTTTCAAAAAAGACAAATAGATGGTTTTAAACCTATTAAAAACAGGAAATTGAATTTTAGGAATCTGTATTTATATACAAATCCTGTGAATTGTGTTATGAATTGGAAAATATATTAGCAGTGTGCAATCTGCAGAGAATGATACAGGATGTATCTTGGTGCCGTAATGTATGCAAAGTTTTGAACAGGTGCAGCTTTTGTATTGTGAGGATAATCTGGAAAGAAAAAGTTCATCCATTGCTGGGTGATTACGGAATAATCGAATTTTATTTTTTCAGGATTACCTGAGTCCTGTGCATCCTGATCCGAAACACTGTAAATCTCCGGCTGACCCTGCTGGTCTGCATGTTTAGTAAGGTATGATTTTGAGAATGTATCAGGTATTGACTGAGCTTTCCCTTTACCTGCAAAAAAGCCTGCACATAAAGCGGAAAAAAATAGTACGAAAGAGAATAATAGGATTCTGGTTTTCATATCAGTCATTGATGGTGTAAAATTAGACAATCCCATATCCCGAAGCTATCAAAAATGTCATTTAAAATGTTCAAAATCGAGACAAATGCAGTTTCTCCCCATTTATCATTCTCCCGTAAACTCCCATGTTATAAGCATTTAGAGAAACCACTCAACTACAACAAGTAATTCAGTGTTTTAAATAATGTAAATATTCTAAATTTTTCTAGTGCAAGTAAATTTTTTAAAGATTGAATAAAAAAACACATAAAGCCCTTATTCCTTATTTCCACATTTGGGAATTTCTTAAATATAAAACAGTGATAAATTTCATTTTATAAGGAAGAGCGATTTTTTTTGTTTGCGTTAATTATTGTAAATTTGTATACCAACATATTTATCAATTTAAAATAATACAACATAATATGTCAAAAGCAATTTCGCAAGTACCATTTGCAGTAAACGAGCCGGTAAATTCTTACGCACCGGGATCTCCAGAAGTTAAAAGCCTTATCGCCACTTACAAAAAAATGTGGGCTGAGAAGACAGAAATTCCAATGTTTATCAATGGAAAAGAGGTGAAAACTGACGAGAAAGTGCAGCTTCAGTCTCCTCAGGATCATGCTCATGATTTCGGATTTTACTATAAAGGTACCATGCAGCATGTAGATGACGCTATCAATGCGGCACTGGCAGCTAAAAAAGAATGGAACGAACTTGGCTGGGAACACCGTGCAGCTATTTTCTTGAAGGCTGCTGATCTTTTGGCAGGACCTTACAGAGATGTGATCAATGCAGCTACAATGATTGGGCAATCTAAGAACGTGCACCAAGCTGAGATTGATGCTGCGTGTGAGTTTATTGATTTCTTAAGATTCAACGTAGAATTCATGACTGAAATGTATTCTGAGCAGCCAGTTTCTGACGCTGGAATCTGGAACCGTGTAGAGTACAGGCCGTTGGAAGGATTCTGTTTTGCAGTAACACCATTCAACTTTACAGCGATTTCCGGAAACTTACCTACTTGTATGGCTATGCTTGGAAATGTAGTGGTTTGGAAACCTTCTGACAAGCAGGTTTATTCTGCAAAAGTGATCATGGATGTATTGATTGAGGCTGGTCTTCCTGCCGGGGTCATCAACATGGTATTCACAGATGGAAAAGAGACTGCTGAGAAAGTAATGTCACATCCTGATTTTGCAGGTCTTCACTTCACTGGTTCTACGAAAGTATTCCAGGGAATGTGGAAAATGATCGGTGATAATATTCATAATTACAGAACTTATCCAAGAATCGTTGGAGAAACAGGTGGAAAAGATTTCGTGATCGCTCACCCTTCTTCTAATGTAGAAGCGGTAGCTACTGCTTTGGTAAGAGGTTCTTTTGAATACCAGGGACAGAAATGTTCTGCTGCTTCAAGAGCTTACATTCCTAAATCTA
The Chryseobacterium sp. W4I1 DNA segment above includes these coding regions:
- a CDS encoding urease accessory protein UreF, which gives rise to MNNINLNFLSGLLHLSDPTLPIGGYSHSNGLETYVQERIVSNLQTAKEFVENMLRYNLKYNDGAFVKLAYQAAEDNDLELLLSLDNECNAIKCPREIRQASQKLGLRLIKIFKRREHFPFMEAFEKAVQNREANSHYCIVFGVYAYLMKIPLYEALLGFYHTSVAGMITNAVKLVPLGQLDGQDILFSLYPVMEKTANETIELDRDMVGLCNTAFDIRCMQHERLYSRLYMS
- the ureE gene encoding urease accessory protein UreE; the protein is MIINETIGNLSQNPTAKPVDFIDLEWFETTKRIQRKKTRMGTDIAIKFLREGQRLREGDILFEDDQKIIAVNVLETEAIVMSPASLLEMGTVCYEIGNKHIPLFIQDNQVLLPFEMPMFRWLEASGFKPEKKTVKLLNLLKSNVEPHGHGNLGSSIFTKILKMAAPKDE
- the ureC gene encoding urease subunit alpha, yielding MSLSIDRKQYANILGPTAGDKIRLGDTEIIIEIEKDFTHYGDEAVFGGGKTVRDGMGQNVTAKRDEGVLDLCITGAVIIDHWGIVKADIGIKDGKIIGIGKAGNPDTMDGVSPNMIIGASTEVHGGKGYIVTAGGIDTHIHYICPQQIETSLYSGITTMIGGGTGPNDGTNATTVTPGKFNMQKMLEAAEEYPMNLGFFGKGNCSAEEPIEEQVEAGALGVKIHEDWGATPATIDAALKVADKYDVQVAIHTDTLNEGGFLEDTMRAINGRVIHTFHTEGAGGGHAPDIIKAAMYPNVLPASTNPTRPYTINTIDEHLDMLMVCHHLSKNIPEDVAFADSRIRPETIAAEDILHDMGVFSIMSSDSQAMGRPGEVITRTWQTASKMKEQRGNLEEDKDAENDNYRAKRYVAKYTINPAIAHGISEYVGSLEEGKLADLVIWKPALFGVKPEMIVKGGFVIAAKMGDPNASIPTPQPVIYRNMFGAHGKAKFGICANFVSQISIDNGTIASYKLEKMILPVKNCRNISKKDLIHNDKTPVIEVNPENYKVTVDGEYITCEPAEKLPLTQLYYLF
- the ureB gene encoding urease subunit beta, giving the protein MIPGEIFVKEGTIICNEGRETVKIKVVNTGDRPIQVGSHFHFFEVNKAMSFSREKAFGKRLNIVASTAVRFEPGEEKEVELVEIGGIKKAMGFNNLVDGQVDSEDQKKASLAKAEDLNFKNQ
- the ureA gene encoding urease subunit gamma, with product MHLTPRETEKLMLFLAGELALKRKARGLKLNYPESIALISHFLLEGARDGKRVAELMQEGANLLTKDDVMPGVSDMIHDVQIEATFPDGTKLVTVHNPIR
- the pruA gene encoding L-glutamate gamma-semialdehyde dehydrogenase, with protein sequence MSKAISQVPFAVNEPVNSYAPGSPEVKSLIATYKKMWAEKTEIPMFINGKEVKTDEKVQLQSPQDHAHDFGFYYKGTMQHVDDAINAALAAKKEWNELGWEHRAAIFLKAADLLAGPYRDVINAATMIGQSKNVHQAEIDAACEFIDFLRFNVEFMTEMYSEQPVSDAGIWNRVEYRPLEGFCFAVTPFNFTAISGNLPTCMAMLGNVVVWKPSDKQVYSAKVIMDVLIEAGLPAGVINMVFTDGKETAEKVMSHPDFAGLHFTGSTKVFQGMWKMIGDNIHNYRTYPRIVGETGGKDFVIAHPSSNVEAVATALVRGSFEYQGQKCSAASRAYIPKSIWADVKKVMETQINSIKVGSPEDPSNFVNAVIDKNSFEKCKGYINRATDSGEAEIAIGGKVDDSKGWFVYPTVIETTNPHYESMVEEIFGPILSVYVYEDQDWKETLKLVDSTSPYSLTGSVFAQDRYAINEAFKALENASGNFYINDKPTGAVVGQQPFGGGRASGTNDKAGSKMNLLRWTSVRSVKETFVSPKDYKYPYLG